In Apteryx mantelli isolate bAptMan1 chromosome 8, bAptMan1.hap1, whole genome shotgun sequence, the genomic window AATCAGACTCCAACACCAAATAGTACAGGTACAGTTTTGTGCGACTGTCTTATCAAAGTACAAGAAACAAAACCTGAATATGTAGTGTCTATAATCTAATGTAACTGTCTATTATGATAATGTTATTTAGGCCAATTATAAAGGAAGAGTTTAAACTACTAGAAATTTTGTTCTTAGTCTTATCTCTTCGTGTGAGCAATACTGATATTCCCACTGATCACTTCTTCAGAGTTTCACCTTTTCTGTTCTGatgtgattttggggggggggggggatacaaCTGCTTGGCTTGAGCTAATAAACTTATAAGCTGGTCTAACCTATGTTTCGCTATATTTCTGAGAAATAGTTCTGAAGCAAGAGGAGTCTCCCTGTGCCTTTGTGACATGACTGCCAGCTCTCTCAGTAAATTTCTCTGCCAAATGTGTGTAGCCTTTGCTTTCCAAATCCTGACTCAGATGAAATCTTCCTCAGGGCCTTCATTTTTATTCCTTGACTTGACGGTTTTCTTTCTTGAAAACCCCAGAGTTTTTCCTTCTATTTAGATTTTAATCTCCTCCACTGTAGATCGTTTTCACGCACAAATGATCATGATCATATCAGCCTACATCTTGCTTTTAATCAATGtccatttcagtgttttaaaatcaATTATTCTGGCTCCTGAATATCATACTTAAATATGTAGGAATACTGCTAGCTTGCTCTTTTATTTCCACCATCACAATCTTACAGCAATCAGCACAAGGATTTTGCAGTTACTACATCATGCATgaccttttgtttttttaattcatttattcctccctctccctcttaaACAGtattaatttgaaataaaacagatAATTTTGTAAGTTATTTTATGATGTAAAATCACCTTTCCAGTTTATTTGAAGATAGATTTCTACAGCTTTCTCTCTTTAACAGTTGAAGAGTAATTATTAAAATGCTGCACTTAAAATGAAATTGAACTTGTAATACTCTATTGGATTATAGTATTTTGTTCAAATACCTAAAAACTAATCCCCCTTTATTGAAAAACATGATGAGATGTCCCCAAAACTAAAGTTAAACAGAACTTAAAAATACAACCTGATTTATTGCTGTAATGTAAATCAAGAAAAAGCCTCACTAACTACTTGGTTTTCATTTATATTCCAGTAAGCTAACAGGCTGCAAGGATGGTTTAACCACCACCACCCacctcaaaaaagaaaagcacaaacaaCCCTCATGTTCTCCTTGTTTGAGCTAGCTGTAACTGTAGTATTTCAAGAATGTCTAATTAGACTTAAAGTCTTAATGAGGGAGAAATATCAATACAGTAAGTTCTAGACTGCCACTGGCtttataaaactttatttttaaagaattagaAAGTGATAAATATTTTACTACATACTCCTTGCTTTTTGTCTGTTCTTCTCGTCTTCAGTATGACTTAAGAAAGTAGGAAGAACATAGAAATTGTCACCTTAAATTAGACCTAATATCCATCTTAATTCATTACCTACCTGCAGTTGTTTCAGAAGAAGCAATAGGAACCCCGCAGAAAGCGGCTGTGGGATAATCTGCTTCCCAGCAGGAGGTGTCGGCTTGAATGCTAACAGCTAGAGATTTGCTTAACCTTTGAAGCTCGAGGTTTAATTCTCTTTCCACAGAATTTTAATAATTAACTATCATGTAGGGTACTACTAActataaaaagtatttaaaattctgAGTCCTTGATCTCAAACACTTCATGTGAAATGAATTATACAACATGTAATTAAACTGTGAGGAAAACTCTTACTTGTGTGCTGGTTTTGAATGTATCGTCTAATGTAATAGGGAAGATCTCATGTtttgaaaaaggaagatgaaatccTCTATATATCATATAttgttttgaatgtttttatcatattttctttctcatttacaTTAAATATAAGCTAGTCTTATGAATTATTCTTTCATACAAGTTATTTCAGTCTTTGAATGCTTCTTTGCTTTAATTTCAGTAGTATCTGTTTTAAGATGAGCTGACCAATATTACATACACTATTCCAGATTGCACTGTTGAAGTATATGAAGTTGCTATAATCATCTGTGCTTACACTTCCTTGGGAAAGCTAatcttctaattttttaaaaaatcatagttACATAGCCAGCATAAATTTTTATTCATCTGCCTACACTGACTGTTACTTTCCTGATCTGATGTGTTGATTGTATTGTCCAGTCATCTTAAAACTCTCCCAGCTCCCTCCTAATTTTTTCTGACTTTGTGTATGTAAATAATTATGTTCTGTTACTTTGTTACTACCCTTCCTTCCCAGAACACTAATAAGTGTGTTAAACTGTACTTGCCCCAATCTGAAGAATGAAGGATATCAGTGCTAGCTTTTTGACAGACTTTGTCATGACAGAGTTCTACTTTTAGTCTTACTCTATGCATCTCATCTTCTAGTTAATTTCTGATGTTTATATTATTTATGTAAACACCTTAGTTTGCTTAGTATCCTCAATTGTGACTGAGGCTTCCACAAAATGGTCTGTGTCACTGttccctgttttgtttttattcttttgacTTTTTTGAAAAATTGTAAGTTAGTGGTGAGACAGGATTCCTATAGTCCTTTTTAGTTTTGTGTATAGTTTTGGGCTccacagtacaagaaagacacagACCACCACGATGATTAGGAGGCTGGAGCACGTGGTGTACctagaggctgagaaagctgggtttgttcagcctcgGGAAGGTCAGGCTTAGTGGGGATGGTATTGCTGTCTTCTGCTACCTAAGGGGAgggtatagagaagacagagccaggctcttcctaagagATGTGCAGCAAAAGGATGGGGCAATGGGCACGTGGTGCAAGGAGGGAAATTCCAAATAGATACCAGaaatctttttttgggggggaggggaggggcttAGCGCAcacgcgctctctctctctctctctctgtgtgtgtgtggtcaaACTTTGGAAAAGGTTCCCCAGAAAGATTGTGAAATCTTCATCTTGGGAGATACTTAAAACCTGACTGGATATGATCCTTAGCaaactgatctaactttgaagttgttGGTGCTTCAAGTGGGGAGTTTgaccagatgacttccagaggtcctttccgACATAAATTATTTTATGAATCTATACAAGttttcagtattattattttgcttttaatctaCAACTTTGGgagaaaagtcttttttattttattttttttttatttttactgttgttCTGTGTTCTCGATGTTCCTGGTAGACCTTTCTTTTATTAACTGTTACATGAAATTGAACGTGAACCTGACTAATTATCACTTCTAATTTTGTAAGTTATCCTATCTTCTGAGTTCACTTCAATCTTTATTAATTTGATCTAACCTATTCATAAATTAGAACTGGtggattttaaaatcatttctgttttattataTCTGTAATTCTTTCTAATACTCTGTAGGAAGTGGACAGTCAGCACCTAGCAGCAGCCTAACTTCTCCGAGCCATGTCAATCTCTCTCCAAATACAGTCCCGGATTTTTCCTACTCGAGCAGTGAGGATGAGTTCTATGATGCTGATGAATTCTATCAGAGCAGTTCTTCCCCAAAGCGATGTATAGAGTAAGTAGCTGAAGGACTGCAGTACCTGCTAAATACAGTTTTTATCTACAAGTGCATGGTTTGTCTACTTTTAGGGGTTAGTTAATCTAAATAAGCAAATAAGTCATACTGGCAAAAAACTTTTTCATGTAACAGAGTAAGATCAGTCCCCCACAGCACAGTTCTCTGTCAGGGATGCAGTTTCCTCCCCTATTCCTTCTTCCACCACCCCATTGCACCTGATATATATGTTGGCAAAACTAATGTAGACCAAACTTGGGAAGGCACCAGCTAAGAAAGAGAATTAATGTGTGACCTTTGGGTATTTCATACCTATTTGTTGCAGCATTTGGTAAATAAATGATCCTTCTCACACCTACTAGAAAGTCTTTAAGAAGTTGACTTCCTTTCCCCAAAATCTCTATTtactatttcttttattattgttattagaaaatgaattttaagaGATGGTACATGTTTCAAAGAGGAATTACAGTCAGCCTTTTTATACCTTTACCTTATAACCTAAGACTGCAGGCTTTCCCAGGCATTAGGCTCCATTCCATTTTAGGTTTTCTGTGAATCAGCATATAGCATATGTGCTAACGTCTGTCAATGAACTCCTTAGGAAATTGATGCCAATGTACATCAAATTGTAATAACTTGGTCTGAATTAGTTCATTGTGAATCATGAGAACTTAATACTCTTCTTTAGTTCTTCAGGGTCTGCTGCCATTCTGACTCGCAGCAGCACGGGAAGTAGTCTGAAACGTCCAGATACCACGGAGTCCCTCAATTCTTCCATGTCTAACGGGACAAATGATGCTGGTAAGAGGACTGCGTTAACTTTCAGTAGGGAGCTCTCAGTTGTTAATCTGTTTGTAAACTGTGTTGATATATGTATGATCATAGAGATGACATGATGCTTGTGGAAAGTGGTTTATCTGCTGTTTCTTTACTAATGGAGAATTGTCAAATTTGAAGACTTAGAAAATCTTAATTTTATGAGTAATGCTTTTTTGACACCTAATATGTATGCTAAATTAAATATAGGCAATCTTTGGAGGTTTTATATctttcagcaaagaaaaatgaaaactatttGGTCTTTCTCTTTAGATCTCTTTGATCCTCCTGATGACAGAGATGATGATGGGGAAGGAGAATCAGTGGAAGAACATAAGAGTGTTATCATGCACCTCTTGTCACAAGTTAGATTAGGAATGGATCTAACCAAGGTAAGCTTGCCTACTGTTCATTTATGGAAGTTATCCTGAATTCTATGTAAATCAATTCAATATTAAAGTAATATTCTAACTGTACATTTGTTCTGAGAGCCAGTTAAGCTGTAATCTCTTTTGtgtgatatattttttaattggagTTGTTACTGGGAGGGGGAAAATGAACACAGAATAAATATATCCAACTGCTAAAATCCTGTAGATTGGGGAATAGGTTGCTATGGAAAATAGCTTTTTGTTCTCTTTGAACCTGGTCCTTGCCTGTAGATTTGGGATAAGAGGGATGCTGTATGTGGTAGTAATCTTTCTCCAGTCCTTCTGCTTCCTAGAACAAAGATCTGCAAGATCCCAATGTATGGTAACATTCAGTAAGATAACATTAATATAAAAGGGGGAATTGAGCATATAATGAAATGCCTTGCTTAACTGGGATCATGTTGAATAAGttgctgcttattttaaaatgctatttgtgGGATTGGCAAGTATTGAACTGGAGACTTCTGGAATGTGATTCATGATGCAATGAATAACATTTTGGAGGTATTGATTTTTCTAGACACCTTGGTTAAACTTAAACAACTAATTCCAGATATCATTAGTTTCCTTAAGTGGATGACTTTCTAAACTCTCTGGTGTGGAACTCGTAATGGACAGTAAAAAGATGAACTGAAAACACTTATGAGGAAGGAGCAGGTAGCTCACATGTAAATACAGAAGGTTTCTGGGCTGTTCTGAACAGTAAGCGATCCAAAAGACATCCGTTTTGGGGACTCCTGACATAGTCCAAAAGTTACTGATCTCAAGTTAAGCTGCCAAAAAGCATTGTGTGAATGCTTCTTGTCTGCATCGCTTTAAAATCAACTACGGCAATCCACGCTGCTTTCAGCAGTGGTTTATGCTACACTGAATCAGACTGAGCTGATCCACATGAGTGGATCCTGGGAGTTACTGTTGGGGAAGAATAGTGGTAGGGGAGAGATTAACCTTCATCTTGATAGAAGTGAGTGAAAATTTAGTTTCCATTGGATATATAAGAGAATGTGACTCCATGGAATGAGATTTTGACTATAACTGAAAATTAATTGACAGTGTACACATAGAAGAAACGAAATGTGTTCAGTGTTACTGTAATAAAGAACAACTTTTTATAAGCTCAGCCATACAGCTGGATGTGCTTTGGGTGTGACTCAAGTATACACAAGACAAGAGGCAGTTCAGTTTAGACCTTTGGTTATATAGATGATGCCAACTGACCTGCATATGTCAGAACTCATTGGTAAGTTTGAGGACCCAGCTGACTTGGAGAACTACAAAGCCTTGGGTGGTTTGTAAGCCATTTACGATGAGCATGTAGAATGCTTTTGTGCAGGATGTTAAAATATCTTGATTtgtaagttatttttcttttcccaggtgGTTCTTCCAACTTTTATCCTGGAAAGAAGATCACTGTTGGAAATGTATGCTGACTTTTTTGCACATCCGGACTTATTTGTCAGGTATTTGATTTTCAAAGTAGAGCATTTTAGCTGGTTCTGCTGCTGTTTATGGCCCTTGAGGACTGTCAAAAGTGTTACTAGTTTTGAATAATAATGCTTGGGTTTTGATCAAAACTTGAAAGTTAGTCAAAGTAGTCAAACGCAGTAGTGTAGTCAAACTTCTAGCTATTGAAAAAATCTGCTGCATTTGAAGTAAAAATACTTGGAGCATTAGTATTTACATTTTGATTCCTGTTGGGAAGCAGTGACTTGCTTGCATTACATATTgcctgtcctttttttctctcttttggccCATGTAGCATTAGTGACCAGAAGGATCCAAAGGAACGAATGGTTCAAGTGGTTAAATGGTACCTCTCAGCTTttcatgcaggaagaaaaggGTCGGTTGCTAAAAAGCCTTACAATCCCGTTTTGGGCGAGATCTTCCGATGTCATTGGGTATTACCAGGCACTGAAGGTGAAGATGATATGGTTAGTTTTCTAGTGGTATCTTTTTTGGTGCTTATAATGCATGCGAGTAATTCCCTAAGCTCTATTAATTTACTGACTGGAATGGCTTATGCTATGTTTATGTAGCAAAATTGATGAAAATGTGGCAATATCTTAACTGATTTTTCTCCATTCTCCTTTTCCTTGGGCAGATGATGTTTAAAATATCTTGCGTAGCAAAATTTGAGCAAtgaaaatttttattatttttaagaaccTTTTGACTtgttgaaaaagcttttttttctgaactgttttCTAGCACTGAGtgtgaatttctttctttccaaagttCTGATTTTATCAGTTCTCTAATCCCTTACATTTTAATAGTGGGTTCTTTTTCCATCCCTTAGAACCTGGGAGGCAGTGCAGTTTCTTCACTATATTTCATTCtccttttaaaatcctttccTAGATTTTGAAAGGTATGAAGTCATACTTCTCAAATTTGGAGTCTGAGCTATTTTAGTTGTACATCTGTATCTGACCACTGTTCCTTTTGTACTTTACTGGAATATGTGTGGCCAACTGAAGGACGGAGTAGAAGTCTCACTTTTGTGATTTGAAATTACCAGTCGATGATCTCTGCTTTTCCCCTATTTGTCCAAGCTTCAATCAGCCTCAAGGATTAATCAGAGATATTTGTGCACGTGAACCATAGTCAACACGATGCCCTACTAATTCTGGAGAAAGCTGTaacacttacttaaaaaaaacaaaaaacccccaaagtgtTGCTTTTTAACCTGGGAAATCACAAATGATGACGTGGGAAGAGCTCATGTTCTAATCAGTGAGGCACgattctggagatcatctgctaAAATACTTCACGTAGCCTCAGTGTCGTATGTCCTAACGTGATTGAGAGGTGTAGTATTTTTCCAGTTTAATGAGTTTTTGATGTTAAAGAGATTTGTCTTGTATCAGAGGTACTTTGTGGAACCACACGAATTTCTAGGTTGAACTACCACTGCAGTCCCACATCACACTTCTAGATTAAGTTGCTTTTCAAAAATCAGCATTTCTCCTCCTGTTTATTTCAGGATGGATCTGAAGTAAAatatctcttgctctcttttttgcaTTTACTGTTTGTTTGATTAAATCTTTCTGTTGTTTCTGAGGTGAACATTTGGACTGTGCTGGCATAAGGACAGTATTGTGCTGGTGCTTCCATCGCTTCTAACTATGAGTtatattttcctgttttgctaCAGGAAATGAATGCATTATATGGTTGTGTGATGCACATAATCTGATTATTACTAATATGCATATAAAACTTGCTCAGaagcaaaaatggaaactttctgctACCCATCTGCTATTACTTAATAAGAAATTAAGTAGATTTAAGTATTACTTTGTAATTGGATTTATATGTGACTGTTCCGGTTTAACTGGGGTTTCAGTATCATGGACATGTCTCTGAATACAGTTATAGTAAAAACAAGAGAACAAAAATTGGAAATTCTTTAAAGGCATCATAGGTTCAGAAATCAGGAGTTATTCCGTACTCAAATTAAGCAAACAGGCAAATACATTAAGACTATTGCAATACATTTTTAGAAGCCTATTTTAAATGTAGAAGCAGCCTCTCTTAGAAGCATCCATTCACTTCTTGGTGTTTTGAAAACACCATCAGTGAATGAAAAACCTCTTTATTATCTTGCAGGAACCAGTTTCAGAAGGACCAATTCCTTGGGTCAGTAAAAGCAGTGTAACGTTTGTGGCAGAGCAGGTCTCTCATCATCCTCCAAGTAAGTTGACAATAACTCTGCTAACGGAGATGGTATCTCATTTATCTGGATAGGAGCAACAGTAAAGTCAGCTTTTAGTTTAGATTTTGGATTTATGTTTTCTGTATGAATTTGAGAGCTAAAAGCTGTGTTCTCTATAGACTGTTTTCATGAGAAACAGTTTGCAAACTCTGTAGCCATGTAAGTATCAGGCCCTTTGCAGTATTTCCTGATTGATAGAGTAATTTGGAAAAAAGTAGTATTGATGTCTTGTTAACACTTCTTTCCTTCAGTTTCAGCATTTTACGCAGAGTGTTTTAGCAAGAGGATACAATTCAATGCTCATATATGGACCAAGTCAAAATTCCTAGGAATGTCTATTGGTGTTCATAATATAGGGCAAGGTAAGTGTATGTGAATTCAATAAGAGAGAAATTAACCTTCGGCAACTCagatttttacagaaaatatttcaagtcATTCTCTTAAACATGAGCATTTGAATTGGCATCTCTAGATTTTACATCTCTAGAAACTTCAGATTCCCTGTGTAGAAAATTTACACAAAGTGTGCTTAAATCGCTTTGGGCCCAGTCTCTTTGTGAGCACCACAGTTCTCCCAGCTTTCTCTAGAAGCTAATCATACTCAGCATCTGTGAAAAAATAAAGCCCTTCACCTTTCCTTTTTTATGTTACCTGCTTTTAATGAAGTATTTCAGGAGATTGCTATGAAAAGTTTTATAGAAATTTTGCTGGatgtttttaaatctatttttatttttctttgatagGGTGCGTCACATGTCTAGATTATGATGAACACTATATTTTGACCTTCCCCAATGGTTATGGAAGGCAAGTAAATGCTCTAcctgatattttcatttttaatgccttGTAATACTTTAATGGTTATGTAACACTTAAATACTTAAAGGGTTATAAATATACCTATGTTTATTATTGCAGATCTATTCTCACTGTGCCATGGATTGAACTTGGTGGAGAATGCAGTATTAATTGCTCAAAGACAGGCTATAATGCTTCCATAGTTTTCCACACAAAACCATTTTATGGAGGAAAGAAGCACAGAATTACAGCTGAAATTTTGTAAGcctctttctttcttcagttaATCTCACTTCTCTCTGCTTAAATgctgcttttaaagaaagaagtcaATTTTATACACCAGTGTAAAATACTGCAACAGCTATATCCAGCAACCTACTAGCATGTCATTAATGTTCTGCTGCAGACCGTttcgtatttatttatttatacctgTGTTCTGGTGTATTTTGGTTAGACCCTGTGCATGTGATCTGTATACAGAATTCAGGGGCAAATCGCATCTTACTTGGAGGCCTGCTGTAACAGTAATACAAACATCAGAAAGTGATGCAGGCAAAAAAAACTGGGTTTAAGTCACTTTGTGACACTTTCACATTGATGCACCTCTTTCTTAAACTACTGTTTGTTTTCCAGTAGTATGGGGAAGAAACTTTGAGTTCTTCAAACCTTTTAAAGAGCTCTAGTTCCCTCTAAATCTGTTTTGAAAGCCTGTTACTAGTTTCCTGAACTTTAACTGCAGACCTAAGGCAAGACCTGTCTTATGTTGgaacagcattttcttttaagGCCACTTGAACTAATATATGCAAAACCTCCTGCTTGGAAACGGAGCTTTTGTCTTTTCAGTATTGGTGATTATCACTTTAAGCCCTTTACATCAAAGAGTGTACAGCAACTAGGGTAAAGTTTTGATCCTTTGGGTCTTTTGGTTAGtgtaatacaaatgaaaaatgactgtTTTTCTCTGTCTAGTtctcctaatgacaagaaacccTTCTGCTCGATTGAAGGAGAATGGAATGGTGTCATGTATGCAAAATACACAACAGGggtaaagcagcttttttttttttttccttttcaacaaaAGTGGGagtttaagtgctttttttttttttttaatgccaactTTAGTAGTTGGAACTCCTGTGAAGATTCCCAAAAGATCACAAGAATGCTGAATTTGGGATAAGAGTCCTGgatttattttgttaatttattATTACAGTAACCTGACTCTCTTCTTGttataaaaataaagagaatagTATGTTAATGTATTTTCTGACAACCAATATACTAGAGTGAGAGGGTGCATACATGTGAAAAGAATGTACAGTatgaagaactgatttttttttttttttttttaaacctctcacTCTCCAGGAGAATGCCGTCTTTATAGATACCAAGAAAGTGTCTACAATTAAGAAGAAGGTAAGGAAACTGGAGGACCAAGAAGAATATGAGTCTCGCTGGTAAGAACTCTagttaaactgaaaattaaaacatttttagttAGAAAAGACCCAAGTTGATATTAAACAGTTTGACTAACTGGATGCACCTAACACCATTCATTGCACGGACAGCTGTGCTCTTCGGTGGGCCCTTGCTGCAGGACAGAACCAGGTTACGAGCAGGTCCAGGTTTTAATGGGGAAGAGAAGACCTGCAGTTCTCAGTCGCATCCTTTTCAGGACCCAATGTAACAGGGAGGTCCAGAGAGCCTCTTTACAAATTTCCCACTTCTGGCAAAAGACTTCTGGCAATTGTGGTTCAATATATATTGGTTTTTATTTCCGTGCTTTTGATAAGCGAGGCCTACCTTAATTCAAACAAATAGTGATAACTAATAACCAGTAACATGTTTCTGCAGCCTCCTAGCACTGTTTGCTTCCATAAAGCAGTCTCCTTTCCAttcaaattcctttttttaagcTTGTGGAAAGATGTAACCTACAACTTAAAAATCAGAGACATTGATGCAGCTACAGCCGCAAAGCACAGGCTTGAAGAAAGACAAAGAGCTGAAGCCAGAGCCAGAAAGGAGAGTGAGACCTCATGGGAAACAAGGGTGAGCTTTATTCAAACAGCGTCAATGTTCTCTGACCTGTAGCATTTTACTGTTCCTTTCCAACTTAATCATAAAAAGCTTACATTTAattattccccccccctttttttttctagttattcCATGAAGATGGAGAATGTTGGGTTTATGATGAGCCACTATTGAAACGACTTGCTGCCAGTAAACATTAAGTGGGTtataaaaactgaaaacattCAAGCCTTGGCTTAGCGAAGTTTACATCTGATACCAAGATAGTCATCAGTTATCACGTATGTAACTTCTGGAGAACCTGTCCCCTCCAATTACAGTGGTTCCTATCTCAGGGATACCGGACTTACTGATGCAGATAAGCAGTTATATAAAACAGAAAACGTCTTGGCTGTGCAGTAACTTAATATTGGACTTTGCTATAACAGTAGTATATTCAGGCTTCAAAGGCAGGCTGTTGGAGCCCTTTTATTAATGCTTCTAAAGCATGGAAGATCTGGGCTGTGAAGTATACACTTTGTATAACCACTGTGAAGGCCATGACATTTGGTATCAGTTGCGTAATATTCCTGGGTCCTACATATTtaaacaccaccaacaaaaaaaagcaagacatCATTTAAATCTAGCTCATGTTTGCAATGTGTAAATACGAGGATTCCTTTGAAGGGACAGTTTGTTAGAAAATGCTACATAAATGTTATCTTCCACCTGTATGATAATCAAATCTTTTGGCATTTCAGTGTCTTGCCCAAAAtaactttgttattttattttagagaTTAAAATGTAACCATAGATAATTCTACTCAATGCATCTTAAAGCTTCATAAAAtagatttttcaaacttctcttatggacttttatttatttcataataAACCTTTGCAGCAAGATTGTTTTTGCAGCTGAGTGATGATCAGTTGTTTTATGTGAAATGTATTAGTACAAGTTTTTCCAGTGGAATCCTTGTAGCTAAACCTAGTTCTTAAAGTAGTTAATAAACTAGCAAAAGGAACAGAATTTGCACCACTCACAGCAGAATTTTTCTGGAAACTTATGTCTGGTCTTACTTCTCTAATAACTAGCTAAAGCTGTAGGAACCGTTGCATTTCTGTGATTTAGCCTGAAGTTAAAGAATGTTTGAGTAAGCAGCTATAGGTAGCAATCAAACTATTTTTTCCTTCCACAGTTTAAATCTAGCGTTAATTTGATTTAACCTCAGTTTTGTCTACTTTGCACATacataaaaactaaaaaagcagTCTAAGATTGAAGCcttaagtttttgtttttgttttctcctccacATGCACTTTGTAATTCCTACAGGAGAACTGCAGACTATTTTCTTTGAGGAAACGTAACTTCTGTTAAGCAATTGCCACAGCACTGTAGGAATGATGCACATGACAGCTTGAACAAAAGGCAGCCCCCACCTTCAAACAGCTGGAGAGGGACACACGGTGTTTTTCtagtgaaagggaaaaaaaccctcccctcTCTCCAGCTGGAAGTCAGCGCTGTGCCTGTTCTTAACAAACTTGGACATTAAGGAGAAAGGCTGGCTGAAAACTGCTTGAGGGAAGCTACCTCGGTACCTGAATGGACTTCCTCATCTCAGCTACCACTGCAGCTTTGTTAATAAAACCAGTTTTGCGATGTTTAAGTTGTAAAAAGCACCTGTATTACACATCACTGCAGGGCAagatgttgtttttattttaatattttatggtAAGGGAGAACATTCAGAG contains:
- the OSBPL9 gene encoding oxysterol-binding protein-related protein 9 isoform X3; amino-acid sequence: MAGGVDSGFVPSVHDFDKKLTEADAYLQILIDQLKLFDEKLQNCKDDEQRKKIESLKETTSSMVESIKHCIVLLQIAKDQNNEEKHADGLISTINPVDAVYQPSPLEPSVISTMPSQTVIPPEPAQLCKSEQRPSSLPVGPVVASLGNQTPTPNSTGSGQSAPSSSLTSPSHVNLSPNTVPDFSYSSSEDEFYDADEFYQSSSSPKRCIDSSGSAAILTRSSTGSSLKRPDTTESLNSSMSNGTNDADLFDPPDDRDDDGEGESVEEHKSVIMHLLSQVRLGMDLTKVVLPTFILERRSLLEMYADFFAHPDLFVSISDQKDPKERMVQVVKWYLSAFHAGRKGSVAKKPYNPVLGEIFRCHWVLPGTEGEDDMEPVSEGPIPWVSKSSVTFVAEQVSHHPPISAFYAECFSKRIQFNAHIWTKSKFLGMSIGVHNIGQGCVTCLDYDEHYILTFPNGYGRSILTVPWIELGGECSINCSKTGYNASIVFHTKPFYGGKKHRITAEIFSPNDKKPFCSIEGEWNGVMYAKYTTGENAVFIDTKKVSTIKKKVRKLEDQEEYESRCLWKDVTYNLKIRDIDAATAAKHRLEERQRAEARARKESETSWETRLFHEDGECWVYDEPLLKRLAASKH
- the OSBPL9 gene encoding oxysterol-binding protein-related protein 9 isoform X2, coding for MASIMEGPLSKWTNVMKGWQYRWFVLDYNAGLLSYYTSKDKMMRGSRRGCVRLRGAVIGIDDEDDSTFTITVDQKTFHFQARDADEREKWIHALEDTILRHTLQLQGVDSGFVPSVHDFDKKLTEADAYLQILIDQLKLFDEKLQNCKDDEQRKKIESLKETTSSMVESIKHCIVLLQIAKSTINPVDAVYQPSPLEPSVISTMPSQTVIPPEPAQLCKSEQRPSSLPVGPVVASLGNQTPTPNSTGSGQSAPSSSLTSPSHVNLSPNTVPDFSYSSSEDEFYDADEFYQSSSSPKRCIDSSGSAAILTRSSTGSSLKRPDTTESLNSSMSNGTNDADLFDPPDDRDDDGEGESVEEHKSVIMHLLSQVRLGMDLTKVVLPTFILERRSLLEMYADFFAHPDLFVSISDQKDPKERMVQVVKWYLSAFHAGRKGSVAKKPYNPVLGEIFRCHWVLPGTEGEDDMEPVSEGPIPWVSKSSVTFVAEQVSHHPPISAFYAECFSKRIQFNAHIWTKSKFLGMSIGVHNIGQGCVTCLDYDEHYILTFPNGYGRSILTVPWIELGGECSINCSKTGYNASIVFHTKPFYGGKKHRITAEIFSPNDKKPFCSIEGEWNGVMYAKYTTGENAVFIDTKKVSTIKKKVRKLEDQEEYESRCLWKDVTYNLKIRDIDAATAAKHRLEERQRAEARARKESETSWETRLFHEDGECWVYDEPLLKRLAASKH
- the OSBPL9 gene encoding oxysterol-binding protein-related protein 9 isoform X1; the protein is MASIMEGPLSKWTNVMKGWQYRWFVLDYNAGLLSYYTSKDKMMRGSRRGCVRLRGAVIGIDDEDDSTFTITVDQKTFHFQARDADEREKWIHALEDTILRHTLQLQGVDSGFVPSVHDFDKKLTEADAYLQILIDQLKLFDEKLQNCKDDEQRKKIESLKETTSSMVESIKHCIVLLQIAKDQNNEEKHADGLISTINPVDAVYQPSPLEPSVISTMPSQTVIPPEPAQLCKSEQRPSSLPVGPVVASLGNQTPTPNSTGSGQSAPSSSLTSPSHVNLSPNTVPDFSYSSSEDEFYDADEFYQSSSSPKRCIDSSGSAAILTRSSTGSSLKRPDTTESLNSSMSNGTNDADLFDPPDDRDDDGEGESVEEHKSVIMHLLSQVRLGMDLTKVVLPTFILERRSLLEMYADFFAHPDLFVSISDQKDPKERMVQVVKWYLSAFHAGRKGSVAKKPYNPVLGEIFRCHWVLPGTEGEDDMEPVSEGPIPWVSKSSVTFVAEQVSHHPPISAFYAECFSKRIQFNAHIWTKSKFLGMSIGVHNIGQGCVTCLDYDEHYILTFPNGYGRSILTVPWIELGGECSINCSKTGYNASIVFHTKPFYGGKKHRITAEIFSPNDKKPFCSIEGEWNGVMYAKYTTGENAVFIDTKKVSTIKKKVRKLEDQEEYESRCLWKDVTYNLKIRDIDAATAAKHRLEERQRAEARARKESETSWETRLFHEDGECWVYDEPLLKRLAASKH